A genomic segment from Lignipirellula cremea encodes:
- a CDS encoding DUF1559 family PulG-like putative transporter, whose translation MLRSLSPLLLASAIALGGCGGQAKKADDKPADPAGGVATAPAATNAPGGAAPAKTTPAADSPGQAAGEETTSPPATVDTSAVSALLKFIPEDTVGFWLVNSQQGLSRPLVKPMLQATGLEHQVTEEIGQRVRFLNIFGYVEREGKLGIVRCQIWEFTSAAEARAGLIRFAEFFGMRITNPSRQVQGFDVFQVGFLVFALRDKVVIHSTWSEYLDRVLAQTGPPAHLKPLIDPAVLASDAMLVLKAKDPQAHAFLLEQATAEIKSAPPSLLPLSALLPKAKMLVAAGSLTEGRLAHLQVEMEDDEAAEMLANFGKVLPLQARQMGLAAIDELGVDPPSAVQLKKTLNALFDGIQLTQEGTTARGVVTAPADVAQWPTALASTLAALKKKNEETIVPQHHIEQIVQAIHDYTEVRRDARQILPPAAIMDQSGKPLLSWRVAILPSLNKELYDQFKLDEPWDSPHNLQLVEKMPAVFGKSTDGRTRFLGFANKGGVFETIPDPERPPFPRSVRFADITDGVSVTIAVVHVAPDKAVPWTKPEDVTYDISDPLAGVGEQPDGKLLVCFLSARSSWIDLNRITKEQFKMLVEYEDDNEIDFDFRAK comes from the coding sequence ATGTTGAGGTCTCTTTCTCCGCTGTTACTCGCCAGCGCGATCGCGCTGGGCGGTTGCGGCGGCCAGGCGAAGAAAGCGGACGACAAGCCGGCCGATCCCGCCGGTGGAGTCGCCACTGCTCCTGCCGCGACGAACGCGCCCGGCGGCGCCGCACCGGCGAAAACGACGCCCGCTGCAGACTCGCCGGGCCAGGCGGCTGGCGAGGAAACGACGAGCCCGCCGGCAACGGTCGATACGTCGGCCGTGAGCGCCCTGCTGAAGTTCATCCCGGAAGATACGGTGGGCTTTTGGCTCGTGAATTCGCAGCAGGGATTGTCGCGTCCTCTGGTGAAGCCGATGCTGCAGGCGACGGGTTTGGAACATCAGGTAACAGAAGAAATTGGCCAGCGCGTCCGTTTTTTGAACATCTTTGGTTATGTCGAGCGAGAGGGCAAGCTGGGCATCGTCCGGTGCCAGATCTGGGAGTTTACTTCCGCTGCCGAAGCCAGGGCCGGCCTGATCAGGTTCGCCGAATTTTTCGGAATGCGAATAACGAACCCCAGCCGACAGGTACAAGGTTTTGATGTGTTCCAGGTGGGATTTCTTGTTTTTGCCCTTCGCGACAAAGTGGTGATCCATTCGACCTGGTCCGAGTATCTCGACCGCGTGCTCGCCCAGACGGGCCCGCCGGCCCATTTGAAGCCGCTGATCGATCCGGCCGTTCTGGCAAGCGATGCGATGCTCGTCCTGAAGGCGAAAGATCCCCAGGCTCACGCGTTTCTGCTGGAGCAGGCGACTGCAGAGATAAAGTCGGCGCCGCCTTCGCTGCTGCCTCTGTCCGCGTTGCTTCCGAAAGCGAAAATGCTGGTCGCCGCCGGCTCGCTGACGGAAGGTCGCCTGGCGCATCTGCAGGTGGAAATGGAGGACGACGAAGCGGCCGAAATGCTCGCCAATTTTGGCAAGGTTCTGCCTCTCCAGGCCCGGCAGATGGGGCTGGCTGCGATCGACGAACTGGGAGTCGATCCGCCGTCCGCCGTCCAGCTGAAGAAAACGCTCAATGCCCTCTTCGACGGCATCCAGCTGACCCAGGAAGGGACAACCGCCCGGGGAGTCGTCACCGCGCCGGCCGATGTGGCCCAGTGGCCCACCGCCCTGGCGTCGACCCTGGCCGCCCTGAAGAAAAAGAACGAGGAAACGATCGTACCGCAGCACCACATCGAACAGATCGTGCAGGCGATTCACGACTATACCGAGGTGCGCCGCGACGCACGCCAGATTCTGCCGCCGGCCGCGATCATGGACCAAAGCGGCAAGCCGCTGCTGAGCTGGCGTGTGGCGATCCTGCCGAGTCTGAATAAAGAGCTGTATGACCAGTTTAAACTCGACGAACCGTGGGACAGCCCGCACAACCTGCAGCTGGTGGAAAAAATGCCCGCCGTGTTTGGCAAATCCACCGACGGCCGCACCCGTTTTCTGGGCTTTGCCAACAAGGGCGGCGTGTTTGAAACGATCCCGGATCCAGAACGTCCGCCGTTCCCGAGGAGTGTGCGATTTGCAGACATCACCGACGGCGTTAGCGTTACGATTGCCGTGGTGCATGTGGCGCCCGACAAAGCCGTCCCCTGGACCAAACCGGAAGATGTCACGTACGACATCAGCGACCCGCTGGCAGGCGTCGGCGAACAGCCCGACGGCAAACTGCTCGTCTGTTTTCTCTCTGCCAGGTCATCCTGGATTGATCTGAATCGCATCACCAAAGAACAGTTCAAAATGCTGGTCGAGTACGAGGACGACAACGAGATCGATTTTGATTTTAGAGCGAAGTAG
- a CDS encoding DUF1559 family PulG-like putative transporter produces MLKYLSPLLLIGAFALCGCGGQAKKADEKPADPASGVAATPTTPGTTTPGASTPDKAPPVATTPAPSAKVDTSAVSALLKFVPAEAIGCGFVNSQQALSRPLLRRMLQTLDMEQEIQEEFGREARVLNIFGYADEEGELRQVVCTVREFASVAEARDQLEASTQNELGEPTKPTRQSHGFDVYELEYTNVAIRDNVLVRTNQPAFLEKSLAQTGPPAHLQPLIEQAGLENDAFLVVGASDPKALAFATDTFAAEMGHGPPPLRVLAEVIPKVKTLVAAGSLAEGRLAHLQVEMTDAAAAKTLVDFGNSMLPLGRQAGLAAVDGMGVDPPATVKLKKALGAILDGVQLTQEGTSTHGVVTTPADVAQWPATLGPIFVALKKKAEETNRPRNDLKQIGLAMANFHDAHRNFPPAAIIDESGKPLLSWRVAILPYLEESALYDKFKLDEPWDSPHNLKLAEQMPAVFGDSPDGRTRYLAFANKGSAFELKTEAGLHPFQRGIAIDDFTDGASNTLAVVRVAPDKAVPWTKPEDITYDVSDPLAGVGELPDGKLLACFVDSSIHLIDLNRITKEQFKILVERADDTVIDFDFDAN; encoded by the coding sequence ATGCTGAAGTATCTTTCTCCGCTGCTACTGATCGGCGCGTTCGCGCTCTGTGGTTGCGGCGGCCAGGCCAAAAAGGCCGACGAAAAGCCAGCCGATCCGGCCAGCGGAGTCGCTGCTACGCCAACGACGCCGGGAACCACAACGCCAGGAGCCTCGACGCCTGATAAAGCGCCGCCGGTTGCTACGACGCCGGCCCCGTCCGCGAAGGTCGATACGTCGGCCGTGAGCGCCTTGCTGAAGTTCGTCCCGGCGGAGGCGATTGGCTGCGGGTTCGTCAATTCGCAACAAGCTCTGTCGCGTCCCCTGCTCCGGCGGATGCTGCAGACGCTGGACATGGAGCAAGAGATCCAGGAAGAATTTGGCCGAGAGGCGCGCGTGCTGAACATTTTTGGCTACGCTGACGAAGAAGGGGAGTTGCGACAGGTGGTTTGCACCGTCAGGGAGTTCGCGTCCGTCGCCGAAGCCAGGGACCAACTGGAGGCATCGACGCAGAACGAACTGGGGGAGCCTACAAAACCGACCCGACAGTCTCACGGCTTTGACGTGTACGAACTGGAGTACACCAACGTGGCCATTCGCGACAATGTCCTGGTCAGAACGAACCAGCCAGCCTTCCTGGAAAAGTCGCTCGCCCAAACCGGACCGCCCGCCCACCTGCAGCCCTTGATAGAGCAGGCCGGTCTGGAAAACGATGCGTTCCTGGTCGTCGGTGCGAGCGACCCCAAGGCCCTCGCATTCGCGACGGACACGTTTGCCGCAGAGATGGGGCATGGCCCGCCCCCGCTGCGGGTGCTGGCTGAAGTGATTCCGAAAGTGAAAACCCTCGTCGCCGCCGGCTCGCTGGCCGAAGGACGCCTGGCCCATCTGCAGGTGGAAATGACCGACGCCGCAGCCGCCAAAACGCTGGTCGATTTTGGTAACTCCATGCTCCCGCTCGGCCGCCAGGCCGGGCTGGCCGCTGTCGATGGAATGGGCGTTGATCCGCCTGCAACCGTCAAGCTGAAAAAGGCGTTGGGCGCCATCCTCGACGGCGTCCAACTGACGCAGGAGGGGACTTCCACTCACGGCGTCGTGACCACTCCCGCCGATGTGGCCCAGTGGCCCGCGACCCTGGGGCCGATCTTCGTCGCCTTGAAAAAGAAGGCGGAGGAAACGAACAGGCCGCGGAACGATCTCAAACAGATCGGGCTGGCGATGGCAAACTTTCACGACGCCCACCGAAACTTCCCGCCGGCCGCGATTATCGATGAGAGCGGCAAGCCGCTACTCAGCTGGCGGGTGGCGATTTTGCCGTATCTGGAAGAATCGGCCTTGTACGACAAGTTCAAACTCGACGAACCCTGGGACAGTCCCCACAACCTGAAACTGGCCGAACAGATGCCGGCGGTGTTTGGCGACTCTCCCGATGGCCGCACCCGCTATCTGGCCTTTGCCAATAAAGGCAGTGCTTTTGAGCTGAAAACAGAGGCCGGACTGCATCCGTTTCAGCGGGGAATAGCCATCGATGACTTTACCGACGGCGCGAGCAATACCCTTGCTGTGGTGCGTGTGGCGCCCGACAAGGCCGTTCCGTGGACCAAACCGGAAGACATTACTTACGACGTCAGCGATCCGCTGGCCGGCGTGGGCGAACTGCCCGACGGCAAGCTGCTTGCCTGCTTTGTCGACAGCAGTATTCATCTGATTGATTTGAACCGGATCACCAAGGAGCAGTTCAAAATTCTGGTCGAACGCGCGGATGACACCGTGATCGACTTCGATTTTGACGCCAACTAG
- a CDS encoding response regulator, translating into MMLEAVTQVLLIDDDELDAELAQRALSKAASQFCVTHKTSLTDGLQTLQQGCFDVVLLDLGLPEGRGLETLHAFMNGAPPVPLVVLTGLSDHEAAMEALDEGAQEFLCKCDVNTRSLSQTIRHAVVRWRLREDLRAANQLLEQKNQKLEELYSTAQQFVDNVSHEFRTPLTVIREFAAIMRDGLDGPVNQKQASRLDRVINRTDDLAIMVDDMLDTSKLEAGLLGVWRRRCCLSDVLAPVASLLERRAMLGGVTLQLDFDPAAPPVFCDDEKVRRAVINLAVNAIKFTGKQGRVSIWTRFEPEQNEVRVGVSDTGVGISQENLDRIFDRFQQVDTPLRSSTKGFGLGLNIARELVMLNLGQMHVESEQGRGSVFSFTTPADDPRSLARRQVEVFQKRCASEQDVSLLTVSIQPGFEESAVVVDEFLQGTRSRFNFVYRQPLGAWAMLTACPRDRLEATQSRIQEEWSQMRRNSPMPLPEITVKVLQTWSLQEAAAPVVEAFMQQFATAPATAAGVAFRPRVLLADDNPDVLEGLSVRLEAAGYDVITAENGLEAWAHAIAEQPDAIVLDVRMPFQDGLQTLKKLRGNESTVWTPIVMLSASLRDQQTALNEGANFFITNPYNSQDVLLALKNSLTQEPCPC; encoded by the coding sequence ATGATGCTGGAAGCTGTAACCCAGGTGCTGCTGATCGACGACGATGAGCTTGACGCGGAACTGGCCCAGAGAGCCCTCTCCAAGGCTGCTTCCCAATTCTGCGTGACGCACAAAACTTCGCTGACCGACGGTCTGCAAACGCTGCAACAGGGCTGCTTTGATGTGGTCCTGCTGGACCTGGGTTTGCCTGAAGGCCGCGGCCTGGAAACGCTGCACGCCTTTATGAACGGGGCGCCGCCGGTTCCGCTGGTGGTGCTTACCGGACTAAGCGACCACGAAGCCGCCATGGAGGCCCTCGATGAAGGCGCCCAGGAATTCCTCTGCAAATGCGACGTCAACACGCGGAGCCTGTCACAAACGATCCGGCACGCGGTGGTTCGCTGGCGCCTGCGTGAGGATCTTCGCGCCGCCAACCAGTTGCTGGAACAAAAGAACCAGAAGCTCGAAGAGCTGTACAGCACGGCTCAGCAGTTTGTCGACAATGTGTCGCACGAATTCCGCACTCCGCTTACGGTGATTCGCGAGTTCGCTGCCATCATGCGGGACGGACTCGACGGCCCCGTCAATCAAAAACAGGCCAGTCGCCTGGACAGGGTCATCAACCGGACCGACGACCTGGCGATCATGGTCGACGACATGCTTGACACCAGCAAGCTGGAAGCGGGGTTGCTGGGGGTGTGGCGCCGGCGCTGCTGCCTGTCCGATGTCCTGGCTCCGGTGGCTTCGCTGCTGGAACGCCGGGCCATGCTGGGCGGGGTGACGCTGCAGCTGGACTTTGACCCGGCCGCACCGCCCGTTTTCTGCGACGATGAAAAAGTCCGCCGGGCCGTGATTAACCTGGCCGTCAACGCCATCAAATTCACCGGCAAACAGGGACGGGTCTCGATCTGGACCCGGTTTGAGCCCGAGCAGAACGAAGTTCGCGTCGGCGTTTCCGATACGGGCGTCGGCATCAGCCAGGAGAATCTGGACCGCATTTTTGATCGTTTCCAGCAGGTCGACACGCCGCTTCGCAGCAGCACTAAAGGCTTTGGCCTGGGGCTGAATATCGCGCGGGAGCTGGTGATGCTCAACCTGGGACAGATGCATGTTGAAAGCGAACAGGGCCGCGGCAGCGTGTTCTCGTTCACCACGCCCGCCGACGATCCCCGCTCGCTGGCCCGCCGTCAGGTGGAAGTTTTTCAGAAGCGTTGCGCGTCCGAACAGGATGTCAGCCTGCTGACAGTTTCCATCCAGCCGGGCTTTGAAGAAAGCGCGGTCGTGGTCGATGAATTCCTGCAGGGTACGCGGTCGCGCTTCAACTTTGTTTATCGCCAGCCGCTGGGCGCCTGGGCCATGCTAACGGCCTGCCCGCGCGACCGTCTGGAAGCGACGCAGTCGCGGATCCAGGAAGAGTGGTCGCAGATGCGGCGGAACTCGCCGATGCCGTTGCCGGAGATTACGGTCAAAGTCCTGCAGACCTGGAGCCTGCAGGAAGCGGCCGCCCCGGTCGTCGAGGCGTTCATGCAGCAATTCGCGACGGCGCCAGCCACGGCGGCGGGCGTGGCGTTCCGTCCCCGGGTGCTGCTGGCCGACGACAACCCCGATGTGCTGGAAGGCCTGTCTGTGCGACTGGAAGCAGCCGGCTACGACGTCATCACGGCCGAGAACGGCCTGGAAGCCTGGGCCCACGCGATCGCCGAACAACCTGATGCGATTGTGCTGGATGTCCGCATGCCGTTTCAGGACGGCCTGCAGACGCTCAAGAAACTGCGTGGGAATGAATCCACCGTATGGACGCCCATCGTCATGCTGTCTGCTTCGCTCCGCGACCAGCAAACGGCCCTTAACGAAGGCGCCAACTTTTTTATAACCAATCCCTACAACTCGCAGGATGTGTTGCTGGCCCTGAAAAACTCCCTGACCCAGGAGCCCTGCCCATGCTAG
- the fliE gene encoding flagellar hook-basal body complex protein FliE, giving the protein MNPLSNATLAPLNLSSLTQGAAGMSGAKGASGSGDQFKAFLIESLQEMNGMQQAADQAIEKLATGDDVNPAEVLTAVQKADMSFRMMQQIRNKLVQAYQELQEIRI; this is encoded by the coding sequence ATGAATCCTCTCAGTAATGCAACGCTTGCTCCGCTGAACCTGTCGTCGCTCACGCAGGGCGCTGCGGGTATGTCGGGCGCCAAGGGCGCCTCGGGCTCCGGCGACCAGTTCAAGGCGTTCCTGATTGAATCGCTGCAGGAAATGAACGGCATGCAACAAGCCGCCGACCAGGCAATCGAAAAGCTGGCGACCGGCGACGATGTGAATCCGGCCGAAGTGCTGACCGCCGTACAAAAGGCCGATATGTCGTTCCGCATGATGCAGCAGATCCGCAACAAGCTGGTCCAGGCCTACCAGGAACTGCAGGAGATTCGCATCTAA
- a CDS encoding response regulator, with protein MLDRTVLLADDDQDLAAILTERFKSRAFQVLNADNAFEALRLASDHAPDLLCLDVNMPPGDGLALCEMLAADPRLASTPVLVLTGSVAEDSVRRCHQLGAYYIPKGGDVWSRIDPLLKELFPMPQPIAAIQRRLSPVPRLTDVVAPLESIDLVDAVFALLGAGEDLDSPPEKSSHDVPWVLCIDDDEDFSDVLRERLIAHGVAVERAFDGTTGYRTAYRQQADAIVLDFRMPNGNGDYVLRRLKESPLSADIPVVVVTGEKDRFLHRRLLSMGAEAVLAKPLHFPALLAELQKWINILPHAMV; from the coding sequence ATGCTAGACCGCACCGTTTTATTAGCCGACGACGACCAGGATCTGGCGGCCATTCTGACCGAGCGGTTCAAGAGTCGCGCGTTCCAGGTATTGAATGCGGATAACGCCTTCGAGGCGCTGCGTCTGGCGTCGGATCATGCTCCGGACCTGCTTTGTCTGGATGTAAACATGCCGCCGGGCGACGGTCTGGCCTTATGTGAAATGCTGGCGGCCGATCCGCGACTGGCCTCCACGCCGGTCCTGGTCCTGACCGGCTCTGTCGCGGAGGATTCCGTGCGACGTTGCCACCAGCTGGGAGCGTACTATATTCCCAAAGGCGGCGACGTCTGGAGCCGTATCGATCCCCTGCTCAAGGAACTGTTTCCCATGCCGCAACCCATCGCCGCGATTCAAAGGCGCCTGTCGCCTGTGCCGCGTTTGACCGACGTCGTGGCGCCGCTGGAATCGATCGATCTGGTCGACGCAGTGTTTGCTCTGCTGGGGGCGGGCGAAGACCTGGACTCGCCGCCGGAGAAGTCCTCCCACGATGTACCCTGGGTGCTGTGCATCGACGACGACGAAGATTTTTCCGACGTTCTCCGCGAGCGGTTGATTGCCCATGGGGTGGCGGTGGAGCGGGCGTTCGACGGCACGACCGGCTATCGTACGGCGTATCGCCAGCAAGCCGACGCGATTGTGCTCGATTTCCGCATGCCCAACGGCAATGGCGACTATGTGTTGCGGCGTTTGAAAGAATCGCCTTTGAGCGCTGACATTCCGGTGGTCGTGGTGACGGGAGAGAAAGACCGTTTCCTGCATCGACGTCTGCTGTCGATGGGCGCCGAAGCCGTGCTGGCCAAGCCGCTGCACTTTCCCGCCCTCCTGGCCGAACTGCAGAAATGGATCAACATTTTGCCCCACGCCATGGTTTAA